In one window of Verrucomicrobiota bacterium JB022 DNA:
- a CDS encoding MFS transporter, with product MTPPVDSKAPAMTPDGRLGLREKLGYASGDFASVLFFKTFSSFLMFFYTDIIGIEAAVIGTMLIVTRIFDAANDPLMGILCDRTKSPHGKFRPWLRWMILPYAISGILVFTVPDVAQAWQIVYIYITYTLAMVFYTMINIPYGALMGVMTPNSAERTILSSFRFYGAYGANFLVQGTILVLVVWLGGSADGQTATQAGYVWTMVLYALMAGGMFLFTFASTRERVQPPKEQKSDIGKDLAQLVRNKPWVAMIFIGVTTIIWIALRDASILYYFRYYVVGAVEETSEFVKLATTFNLVGTLATLAGVACTKLLTDVFGSKRSAYVWLTLLTAATACLYYFAGPGAVTYILVLQAITSFMMGPLMPLFWSMIADTADYSEWKCGRRFTGLVFSAGTFSQKAGWAIGPGIAGWLLGYYGFKANVAQSETTIEGLRLMMSFIPSAVAVVAAGLVFFYGITRKVEVEMEASLKARALES from the coding sequence ATGACGCCCCCTGTAGATTCCAAAGCTCCCGCCATGACGCCCGACGGCAGGCTTGGCCTGCGCGAAAAGCTGGGCTATGCCTCCGGCGATTTCGCCTCGGTCTTGTTCTTCAAGACCTTCTCGTCGTTCCTGATGTTCTTTTATACCGACATCATCGGGATCGAGGCGGCTGTGATCGGCACGATGCTCATCGTTACGCGCATCTTCGATGCTGCGAACGACCCGTTGATGGGGATCCTCTGCGACCGCACCAAGTCCCCTCATGGCAAATTCCGCCCCTGGCTGCGCTGGATGATCCTGCCCTATGCGATCAGCGGCATTCTCGTGTTTACGGTGCCAGATGTCGCTCAGGCGTGGCAGATCGTCTACATCTACATCACCTACACGCTGGCGATGGTCTTTTACACGATGATCAACATCCCATACGGGGCGTTGATGGGCGTCATGACGCCGAATTCGGCGGAGCGCACGATCCTTTCGTCGTTCCGCTTCTACGGCGCCTATGGGGCCAATTTCCTGGTGCAGGGCACGATCCTCGTGCTCGTGGTGTGGCTTGGCGGTAGCGCCGACGGCCAGACGGCCACCCAGGCAGGCTACGTCTGGACGATGGTGCTCTATGCGCTGATGGCCGGCGGCATGTTCCTTTTCACCTTTGCCTCCACCCGTGAGCGCGTTCAGCCGCCCAAGGAACAGAAGTCCGACATTGGCAAAGACCTGGCCCAACTGGTGCGCAACAAGCCGTGGGTGGCGATGATTTTTATTGGCGTCACGACGATTATCTGGATCGCGCTACGCGATGCCTCGATCCTCTACTATTTCCGCTACTACGTGGTAGGGGCGGTGGAGGAAACCAGCGAATTCGTCAAGCTGGCCACCACTTTCAACCTCGTCGGCACCCTTGCGACGCTGGCCGGTGTCGCCTGCACCAAGCTGCTGACGGATGTCTTCGGCTCGAAGCGCAGTGCTTACGTCTGGCTGACTCTGCTCACCGCTGCGACGGCGTGTCTCTACTACTTTGCGGGGCCGGGCGCGGTGACTTACATCCTCGTGTTGCAGGCCATAACCTCGTTCATGATGGGGCCGCTGATGCCGCTCTTCTGGTCGATGATCGCCGATACGGCCGATTATTCGGAGTGGAAGTGCGGGCGGCGCTTCACCGGGCTAGTGTTCTCGGCTGGCACTTTTTCGCAAAAGGCGGGCTGGGCCATCGGGCCGGGGATCGCGGGCTGGCTGCTGGGCTACTACGGCTTCAAGGCCAACGTGGCGCAGAGCGAGACGACGATCGAGGGCTTGCGGCTCATGATGTCTTTCATCCCGTCGGCGGTGGCGGTGGTGGCGGCTGGGCTCGTGTTTTTCTACGGCATTACGCGCAAGGTCGAGGTCGAGATGGAAGCCTCGCTCAAAGCCCGCGCGCTCGAATCCTGA